ACGCGTCCGGAGCCTGACGACCACTGACACCCGCGCCCCCGGAGCCCTCCGTCGAGGACGGCCCCGGGGGCGCGGTGCTGCCCGGGCGGTGAGCGGATCCTGAGGCGTTCCGCGGACCGAAGGTCAGCCGGAGCGCGCCACCGCGCCAGGAAGCGGCACCCCCTTGACCAAACCCTTGCCGGACCAGGTATCTTGCATCGCATGGAACCTGGTGATTCGACCAAGCAGGCCCGGGCAGCCGCCCAGCTGCGCAAGGGTGTCCTGGAGTACTGCGTGCTCGCCCTGATGCGGGACCGCCCCCGCTACGGCGTGGAACTCCTCCAGGCCCTGGAGGGCTCCGGCGCCCTGGCCACGAGCCAGGGCACGGTCTACCCGCTGCTCTCCCGGCTCCGG
The DNA window shown above is from Streptomyces sp. Alt3 and carries:
- a CDS encoding PadR family transcriptional regulator, whose amino-acid sequence is MEPGDSTKQARAAAQLRKGVLEYCVLALMRDRPRYGVELLQALEGSGALATSQGTVYPLLSRLRRDDLVTTTWQESAAGPPRRYYALTDSGRAALDEFTRVWPGFRNAVDAFLSTPPSSTGEHA